One Strix uralensis isolate ZFMK-TIS-50842 chromosome 9, bStrUra1, whole genome shotgun sequence DNA segment encodes these proteins:
- the AMMECR1L gene encoding AMMECR1-like protein isoform X1, producing the protein MGKRRCVPPLEPKLAAGCCGVKKPKLSGSGTHSHGNQATTVPGSSSGPLQNHQHTDGNNGRENVSDLTLGPGNSPITRMNPTSGALSPLTRPNGTANSTKNLVVTAEMCCYCFDVLYCHLYGFPQPRLPRFTNDPYDQILYSVLCNLKNPLFVTWKTGRDKRLRGCIGTFSAMNLHSGLREYTLTSALKDSRFPPLTREELPKLFCSVSLLTNFEDASDYLDWEVGIHGIRIEFINEKGVKRTATYLPEVAKEQDWDQIQTIDSLLRKGGFKAPITNDFRKTIKLTRYRSEKVTISYAEYMASRQHCFQNGTLHAPPLYNHYS; encoded by the exons ATGGGAAAAAGACGCTGTGTTCCTCCACTTGAGCCCAAGCTGGCAGCTGGCTGTTGTGGGGTAAAGAAGCCCAAATTGTCTGGGAGTGGAACGCACAGTCATGGGAATCAGGCCACAACTGTACCAGGCTCCAGTTCAGGTCCTCTTCAGAACCACCAGCATACAGACGGGAATAATGGAAGGGAGAATGTATCTGACTTGACTTTGGGCCCAGGAAATTCCCCAATTACTCGAATGAATCCCACTTCAGGAGCTCTGAGCCCACTTACTCGGCCCAATGGAACTGCCAACAGCACCAAGAACCTGGTGGTGACAGCGGAGATGTGCTGCTACTGCTTTGATGTACTCTACTGTCATCTCTATGGTTTCCCTCAGCCACGACTTCCTCGATTTACCAATGACCCCTA TGACCAGATCTTGTATTCAGTACTCTGTAATCTGAAAAA TCCACTCTTTGTGACGTGGAAGACGGGGCGAGACAAGCGGCTTCGTGGCTGCATTGGGACCTTTTCAGCCATGAATCTTCACTCAGGACTCAGGGAATACACATTAACCAG TGCACTTAAGGACAGCCGATTCCCCCCCCTGACCCGCGAGGAGCTGCCCAAACTCTtctgctctgtctccctcctcaCTAACTTTGAGGATGCCAGTGACTACCTGGACTGGGAG GTTGGGATCCATGGGATCAGAATAGAGTTCATCAATGAGAAAGGTGTCAAACGCACAGCCACGTATTTACCTGAGGTTGCTAAGGAACAAG ACTGGGATCAGATCCAGACCATAGACTCCTTACTCAGGAAAGGTGGTTTTAAGGCTCCGATTACCAATGATTTTAGGAAAACGATTAAACTCACCAG GTACCGCAGTGAGAAGGTGACAATCAGTTATGCAGAATACATGGCTTCCCGTCAGCATTGTTTCCAGAATGGCACTCTTCATGCCCCGCCCCTCTACAATCATTACTCCTGA
- the AMMECR1L gene encoding AMMECR1-like protein isoform X2 — MGKRRCVPPLEPKLAAGCCGVKKPKLSGSGTHSHGNQATTVPGSSSGPLQNHQHTDGNNGRENVSDLTLGPGNSPITRMNPTSGALSPLTRPNGTANSTKNLVVTAEMCCYCFDVLYCHLYGFPQPRLPRFTNDPYPLFVTWKTGRDKRLRGCIGTFSAMNLHSGLREYTLTSALKDSRFPPLTREELPKLFCSVSLLTNFEDASDYLDWEVGIHGIRIEFINEKGVKRTATYLPEVAKEQDWDQIQTIDSLLRKGGFKAPITNDFRKTIKLTRYRSEKVTISYAEYMASRQHCFQNGTLHAPPLYNHYS, encoded by the exons ATGGGAAAAAGACGCTGTGTTCCTCCACTTGAGCCCAAGCTGGCAGCTGGCTGTTGTGGGGTAAAGAAGCCCAAATTGTCTGGGAGTGGAACGCACAGTCATGGGAATCAGGCCACAACTGTACCAGGCTCCAGTTCAGGTCCTCTTCAGAACCACCAGCATACAGACGGGAATAATGGAAGGGAGAATGTATCTGACTTGACTTTGGGCCCAGGAAATTCCCCAATTACTCGAATGAATCCCACTTCAGGAGCTCTGAGCCCACTTACTCGGCCCAATGGAACTGCCAACAGCACCAAGAACCTGGTGGTGACAGCGGAGATGTGCTGCTACTGCTTTGATGTACTCTACTGTCATCTCTATGGTTTCCCTCAGCCACGACTTCCTCGATTTACCAATGACCCCTA TCCACTCTTTGTGACGTGGAAGACGGGGCGAGACAAGCGGCTTCGTGGCTGCATTGGGACCTTTTCAGCCATGAATCTTCACTCAGGACTCAGGGAATACACATTAACCAG TGCACTTAAGGACAGCCGATTCCCCCCCCTGACCCGCGAGGAGCTGCCCAAACTCTtctgctctgtctccctcctcaCTAACTTTGAGGATGCCAGTGACTACCTGGACTGGGAG GTTGGGATCCATGGGATCAGAATAGAGTTCATCAATGAGAAAGGTGTCAAACGCACAGCCACGTATTTACCTGAGGTTGCTAAGGAACAAG ACTGGGATCAGATCCAGACCATAGACTCCTTACTCAGGAAAGGTGGTTTTAAGGCTCCGATTACCAATGATTTTAGGAAAACGATTAAACTCACCAG GTACCGCAGTGAGAAGGTGACAATCAGTTATGCAGAATACATGGCTTCCCGTCAGCATTGTTTCCAGAATGGCACTCTTCATGCCCCGCCCCTCTACAATCATTACTCCTGA